One Luteolibacter rhizosphaerae DNA segment encodes these proteins:
- a CDS encoding flavoprotein, with amino-acid sequence MNIVLGITGSIAAYKAADIASQLVKAGHEVHAVMTKAATEFITPLTLQVLTRQPVLVTLEDEKQSWKPGHIELADRADLFLVAPASADVIGNFAHGLAPDPLASIYLALPRSTRVVIAPAMNGKMWQHPAVQRNVAKLLEDGCTFIGPAEGDLACGYQGVGRMSAVEEILTALP; translated from the coding sequence ATGAATATCGTCCTCGGCATCACCGGCTCGATCGCGGCTTACAAGGCGGCGGATATCGCCTCCCAGCTTGTGAAGGCCGGACACGAGGTGCACGCGGTGATGACCAAGGCGGCCACCGAGTTCATTACCCCGCTCACCTTGCAGGTCCTCACCCGCCAGCCGGTGCTTGTCACGCTGGAGGATGAGAAGCAGAGCTGGAAGCCGGGGCACATCGAACTGGCAGATCGCGCCGATCTCTTTCTCGTCGCCCCCGCCAGCGCCGATGTGATCGGAAACTTTGCCCATGGCTTGGCCCCGGACCCCCTCGCTTCGATCTATCTCGCCCTGCCGCGCAGCACGCGGGTCGTCATCGCGCCCGCCATGAACGGGAAGATGTGGCAGCATCCGGCGGTGCAACGGAACGTCGCCAAGCTGCTGGAAGACGGCTGCACTTTCATCGGTCCGGCGGAAGGAGACCTCGCTTGCGGATACCAAGGAGTCGGCCGCATGTCGGCGGTAGAGGAGATTCTGACTGCCTTGCCCTGA
- a CDS encoding tryptophan 7-halogenase, protein MIQNVIVLGAGSAGLIAALSIKRKIPQLRVRVVRSPDIGVIGVGEGTTPNFPRHIFDFLGISRKRFYELAEPTWKLGIRFLWGERGRFDYTFAPQLDVHFGDLPRPNGFYCDDEFSNVDLTSALMREGKAFGRQQNGAPDIQPWHAFHIENKLFVDMLEIVAREAGVQFIDGRVTGSERNEKGITAVHLEDGQKLEGDFFIDSSGFRSELLGKTLEEPFINFDKTLFCDRAVIGGWERTDEPILPYTTAEQMDAGWAWQIEHERHINRGYVYSSQAISDDQAAEEFLRKNPKAPQSPRVVKFRSGCYRRMWVDNVVAIGNAGGFVEPLEATALMIVCSHCQTLVDFLLHSELEPTDSFRTLYNDLTHATWTDIRDFLGLHYKANTALDTPFWKHCRADTDLSGIQALIDFYEENGPTGFCRYRIPSTQNDFGIEGYFVMLVGNRWPHRKPHKAMAGEKAAWERHRSANIAAARKGIDVKEALSYVNHPGWQWNSDMQKKQMAGV, encoded by the coding sequence ATGATTCAAAACGTCATCGTCCTCGGCGCTGGCAGCGCCGGCCTGATCGCCGCTCTTTCCATCAAGCGCAAGATTCCTCAACTCCGCGTGCGCGTGGTGCGCAGCCCGGATATCGGGGTGATCGGCGTCGGGGAAGGAACCACCCCGAATTTTCCGCGGCACATTTTCGATTTCCTCGGAATCTCCCGGAAGCGTTTCTACGAGCTGGCGGAGCCGACATGGAAGCTGGGCATTCGCTTCCTCTGGGGTGAGCGTGGCCGCTTCGATTACACCTTCGCTCCGCAGCTTGATGTTCACTTCGGCGATCTGCCGCGCCCGAACGGCTTTTACTGCGATGACGAGTTTTCCAATGTCGACCTGACTTCCGCGCTGATGCGCGAGGGCAAGGCTTTCGGCAGGCAGCAGAACGGTGCCCCGGATATCCAGCCCTGGCACGCCTTCCACATTGAGAACAAGCTTTTCGTCGACATGCTGGAGATCGTGGCCCGTGAGGCGGGCGTCCAGTTTATCGATGGCCGGGTGACCGGGTCCGAACGCAATGAGAAGGGCATCACCGCGGTCCATCTGGAAGACGGTCAAAAACTGGAAGGTGATTTCTTCATCGATTCCAGCGGCTTCCGCAGCGAGTTGCTGGGGAAGACCTTGGAGGAACCCTTCATCAACTTTGACAAGACCCTCTTCTGCGATCGCGCCGTGATCGGCGGTTGGGAGCGCACGGACGAGCCGATTCTACCCTACACCACCGCCGAGCAGATGGATGCGGGCTGGGCTTGGCAGATCGAGCACGAGCGGCACATCAATCGCGGCTACGTTTACTCCTCGCAAGCGATCAGCGACGATCAGGCCGCCGAAGAGTTTCTGAGGAAAAATCCAAAAGCCCCGCAATCCCCGCGGGTGGTAAAATTCCGCAGCGGATGCTACCGCCGCATGTGGGTCGACAACGTCGTAGCCATCGGGAATGCCGGTGGCTTCGTCGAACCATTGGAAGCGACCGCGCTGATGATCGTCTGCTCACACTGCCAGACCCTTGTGGACTTCCTGCTGCACAGCGAACTGGAGCCTACCGATTCTTTCCGGACGCTTTACAACGATCTTACCCATGCAACCTGGACGGACATCCGGGACTTTCTGGGCCTGCACTACAAGGCGAACACGGCATTGGATACGCCCTTCTGGAAGCATTGCCGGGCAGACACCGACCTCTCGGGCATCCAAGCCCTGATCGACTTCTACGAGGAGAACGGCCCCACCGGTTTCTGCCGTTACCGCATCCCGAGCACCCAGAACGACTTCGGGATCGAAGGCTATTTCGTCATGCTCGTCGGCAATCGCTGGCCGCATCGCAAGCCGCACAAGGCGATGGCGGGAGAGAAGGCGGCTTGGGAGCGACATCGTTCGGCCAACATCGCTGCCGCCCGCAAAGGTATCGACGTGAAGGAAGCACTTTCCTACGTCAACCACCCCGGCTGGCAGTGGAACTCGGACATGCAGAAAAAGCAAATGGCAGGAGTTTAG
- a CDS encoding beta strand repeat-containing protein, which produces MRTPRYKTPTTRAALAATASHNSRWFAALVAGATVLSAPLALAVDNLWTGAVDNDWNKADNWSLNRVPTNANGAPEGDTFDDAVVNSLTNFPVIVADIAATPRDIIVGLNSGNTGRVDHRSGVAQNGGGNWSFVGRAGGTGTYNLADTSTTGGITTNFGTGSGSLTIGGRLYIGGNEVAEGGNGTLNINTTGSLSMGSDFAVGASNSVGVVNMDAGTLNTNAWSFIGKREAFDGGVGTLNLSGGTINHLGSRTFVGVGNATGSFNISGGTYNALNAGDGNTQFVVGSNNLAALNPSTLTMTGGTINAARLFTIGGTEGFGGDGNAAFINSGKGTATINGTNALLNVTGEFWVSQGAGSTGILNLSAGAITVDNWMAVGRNGGNGTVNMSGGSITKTGGGNFIVADNGTAIFNQTGGDITINNDFWVGQSGGGNGIHTISAGTLKMSSWLAVGRGGTGVLNIEGGTVTKDGGGGVSIGNFENANGTVNVSGGVFDVQTGDLFAGEGGNGSGTLTITGGEVIAPIVRVGTNNTVTGNLNLDGGTLRTGLISGAGAGNSSVDFNGTQIVATANAADFIAAFDSADVEAGGLKIETAGTTVGISQSLTDGGGGGGVVKTGTGRLDINSYNTYTGTTLVSEGTLGGNGVLIDSAVTVAAGADLRPGAPAGTLVAKSVTFSGASTLTIESGEAGAGSLEVTGNLNLANASLVFEGDFTARTYVIATYGTLTGTITPAPLLPAGYSISYNFEGNKIAISRPATAYDTFIEAAFPDANGDPAILAPTSDPDGDGTANSLEFALGGNPADPADGPKVFSLRADSGDTGTEPELLLTIAVRTGTPAFGGSPSPTATSGGVTYTVQGSTDLADFTTGVSVVSPVTTGLDPAPTGYEYRTFSLSGSNGLPSRGFLRVQVTP; this is translated from the coding sequence ATGAGAACCCCAAGATACAAGACTCCCACGACGCGCGCCGCATTGGCCGCGACTGCTTCCCACAATTCCCGTTGGTTCGCCGCCCTTGTGGCAGGTGCGACGGTACTCAGCGCACCCTTGGCCCTCGCCGTGGACAACCTCTGGACCGGCGCCGTGGATAACGACTGGAACAAAGCAGACAACTGGAGCCTGAACCGCGTGCCGACGAATGCAAACGGCGCGCCTGAAGGCGATACTTTCGACGACGCCGTGGTGAATTCGCTGACGAATTTCCCGGTCATCGTAGCCGATATTGCCGCCACTCCGCGCGACATCATCGTGGGTCTCAACTCCGGTAACACCGGTCGGGTCGATCATCGCTCGGGCGTCGCCCAAAACGGTGGCGGCAATTGGTCCTTCGTCGGCCGCGCCGGCGGAACCGGCACCTACAATCTGGCGGACACCAGCACGACCGGAGGAATCACTACCAACTTTGGCACCGGTAGCGGTAGCCTCACGATTGGCGGCCGCCTTTACATCGGCGGTAACGAAGTGGCGGAAGGCGGCAACGGGACGCTGAACATCAATACCACCGGTAGCCTTTCCATGGGATCGGACTTCGCGGTCGGTGCCAGCAATTCGGTCGGCGTGGTGAACATGGATGCCGGTACGCTGAATACCAATGCCTGGAGTTTTATCGGCAAGCGCGAAGCCTTCGACGGCGGCGTCGGCACGCTGAACCTCAGCGGCGGTACGATCAATCATCTGGGCTCCCGCACCTTCGTGGGCGTGGGGAATGCGACGGGTAGCTTCAATATCTCCGGAGGCACCTACAATGCTCTGAACGCGGGGGACGGAAACACTCAGTTCGTCGTCGGTTCCAACAACCTGGCGGCTTTGAATCCCTCGACCCTGACGATGACCGGCGGCACGATCAACGCGGCGCGCTTGTTCACGATCGGTGGCACGGAAGGATTCGGCGGCGACGGCAATGCCGCGTTCATCAATTCCGGTAAAGGTACCGCCACCATCAACGGCACCAATGCATTGCTGAATGTCACCGGCGAATTCTGGGTATCCCAAGGCGCTGGCAGTACCGGCATCCTGAATCTGAGCGCAGGCGCGATCACCGTGGACAACTGGATGGCGGTGGGCCGCAACGGCGGCAACGGCACGGTAAACATGAGCGGCGGTTCGATCACCAAGACCGGTGGCGGCAACTTCATCGTCGCTGACAACGGCACCGCGATCTTCAACCAGACCGGCGGGGATATCACGATCAACAACGACTTCTGGGTAGGCCAGAGCGGTGGCGGCAATGGAATCCACACCATTAGTGCGGGCACCCTGAAGATGTCGAGCTGGCTCGCGGTGGGTCGCGGCGGTACCGGCGTCCTGAACATCGAGGGCGGCACGGTGACGAAGGATGGAGGCGGCGGCGTCTCGATCGGTAACTTCGAGAATGCCAACGGCACCGTGAACGTGAGCGGCGGTGTCTTCGACGTGCAGACCGGCGATCTTTTCGCCGGTGAGGGCGGCAACGGCAGCGGCACTCTGACGATCACCGGCGGTGAAGTGATCGCCCCGATCGTCCGCGTCGGAACCAACAATACCGTCACGGGTAATTTGAATCTGGACGGTGGAACGCTCCGCACCGGTCTGATCAGCGGCGCGGGTGCCGGCAACTCCAGCGTCGACTTCAACGGTACTCAAATCGTGGCGACAGCGAATGCAGCTGATTTCATTGCCGCATTCGATAGTGCAGATGTGGAGGCGGGAGGATTGAAGATCGAAACTGCAGGAACCACCGTGGGTATTTCCCAGTCCCTCACCGATGGTGGTGGCGGTGGCGGTGTGGTGAAGACCGGGACAGGCAGGCTCGATATCAACTCCTACAATACCTACACCGGCACCACTCTAGTCAGCGAAGGCACCTTGGGCGGAAACGGTGTCCTCATCGATAGCGCGGTCACCGTCGCTGCGGGTGCTGATCTCAGGCCTGGTGCGCCAGCCGGAACATTGGTAGCGAAGTCGGTCACCTTCAGCGGCGCTTCAACGCTCACCATCGAGTCGGGCGAGGCCGGTGCAGGGAGCCTTGAGGTCACGGGGAATCTCAATCTGGCGAACGCGTCTCTGGTCTTCGAGGGAGACTTCACCGCCAGAACGTATGTGATTGCCACCTACGGCACGTTGACGGGCACCATCACCCCGGCTCCGCTACTTCCGGCGGGCTACTCGATCAGCTACAATTTCGAGGGGAACAAGATCGCGATCTCGCGGCCGGCTACGGCTTACGACACCTTCATCGAAGCCGCCTTCCCGGATGCAAATGGCGATCCCGCAATCTTGGCTCCTACCTCCGACCCGGATGGAGATGGTACCGCCAACTCGCTGGAATTCGCGCTGGGCGGGAATCCGGCGGATCCGGCCGACGGGCCGAAGGTGTTCTCGCTGCGCGCCGATAGCGGCGATACCGGCACCGAGCCGGAGCTGCTGCTAACGATCGCGGTAAGGACCGGGACCCCGGCTTTCGGAGGATCGCCATCGCCGACGGCGACCTCGGGCGGAGTTACCTACACGGTGCAGGGCAGCACGGACTTGGCGGACTTCACCACCGGTGTGAGCGTGGTGAGTCCGGTCACGACGGGTTTGGATCCGGCTCCGACGGGTTATGAATACCGGACCTTCAGCTTGAGCGGCTCGAACGGGCTGCCGAGCCGCGGCTTCCTGCGGGTGCAGGTGACACCTTGA